CGGCAGCAGGTGCCACCATTACGGTCTCGCCGTTCATTTCAAAATTTTCTAGAAGCCATTGGGCAAAGTCATCGGCACTATCAATGGGCAGTTCAGCAATACAATAAAAGGCTCCTTGGGGCACGGCCACTTTTACACCCGCTATTTTTTGAAGTTCTTTGACCAATACATTGCGCCTTGTCGCATATTCTTCGATTACCTCGTCAAAATAGCTTTGGGGTGTATCCAGTGCGGCCTCACTGGCAATTTGGGCCAAGGTAGGCGGAGATAGCCGTGCTTGGGCAAATTTCATGGCGGTTTTAATGACCTCTTTGTTTTTTGAGACCAAGCACCCAATTCGGGCCCCGCACATACTGTATCTTTTAGAGACGGAGTCTATCATGATTGCGTGGTCTTCGAGGTCTGGCTCTTGTAAAATGGAATAGTGCTCCCTTCCATCATAGGTAAACTCCCGGTACACCTCGTCGGCCATTATAAAAAGATCGTGTTTTCGTGCCAATTGCGCCAATTGCGCTATTTCTTCCTTACTGTATAGATATCCGGTAGGGTTACCCGGGTTGCAGATCAATATGGCCTTGGTTCTCGACGAAATCAGTTTTTCGAATTCAGAAATGGGTGGCAGGGCGAAATTCTCTTCAATTTTTGATACGATGGGCACTACCGAGACCCCCATTGCGGTGGCAAAGCCATTGTAATTGGCGTAAAACGGTTCGGGAATAATGATATCATCACCATTGTCCATAATACTTCCCATGGCAAAAGACAAGGCTTCAGACCCCCCGGTGGTTACAATGATGTCATCGGCAGCGACTTCGATACCGTTCTTTCTATAATACCCGCTTATTTTTTGACGATATGCCTCCGACCCTTCGGTCATGCTGTAGGCCAACACCTCTATGTTGGCATTTTTTACGGCATCAAGGGCGATTTTGGGTGTTTTGATATCGGGTTGGCCAATATTCAGGTGAATTACCCTGATGCCCCTCTTTTTTGCCTGTTCGGCATAGGGTACCAATTTTCTGATGGGTGAGGCGGGCATTTTACTGCCTTTGACCGAAATTTTTGGCATCTCTCAAATTTTAGACAAAAATGGCAAAACCTATGCTACCAAACAACAAGTGGCAGTGTTTTATGGTAATGTTAAAATTAGGGTCATGAGAAAGATTATTTTGTAACTTTCAAAGAGGTACTTCTTTATAAATCAAGGAAATTGAAGAAAAGGCTAATATATGTGTCCCTTTTTTTGCTCTGTTTGGGGCCTGTAGCCTTTTGCCA
This portion of the Flagellimonas lutaonensis genome encodes:
- a CDS encoding pyridoxal phosphate-dependent aminotransferase, whose protein sequence is MPKISVKGSKMPASPIRKLVPYAEQAKKRGIRVIHLNIGQPDIKTPKIALDAVKNANIEVLAYSMTEGSEAYRQKISGYYRKNGIEVAADDIIVTTGGSEALSFAMGSIMDNGDDIIIPEPFYANYNGFATAMGVSVVPIVSKIEENFALPPISEFEKLISSRTKAILICNPGNPTGYLYSKEEIAQLAQLARKHDLFIMADEVYREFTYDGREHYSILQEPDLEDHAIMIDSVSKRYSMCGARIGCLVSKNKEVIKTAMKFAQARLSPPTLAQIASEAALDTPQSYFDEVIEEYATRRNVLVKELQKIAGVKVAVPQGAFYCIAELPIDSADDFAQWLLENFEMNGETVMVAPAAGFYATEGLGHNQIRIAYVLEKDSLVRAVTILGEALQAYKKVR